A single window of Granulicella mallensis MP5ACTX8 DNA harbors:
- a CDS encoding aldo/keto reductase: protein MRLPAISTQRKLGSTGLEAAGLGFGCFGLSNAYGPADPAEAVATLHRALDLGCSLLDTADIYGAGQNEILVGQALRGRRAEAVAATKFGFVCDATGKVVRRDASPAYVREAVEGSLKRLGIERIDLYTLHRVDPQVPIEDTVGAMAELVAEGKIRGVGLSEVSVEQLRRAHALHPIAAVQSEYSLWCREPEREILPACRELGVSFVAFAPLGRGFFSGALATNELAQQDFRRSLPRFQAESLARNEKFLQSLAELASRKQITLSQLALSWILAKGNSIFAIPGTRRQRHLEENVAAMQVEWTLEELEEIDRISAMHQDPGARYAPGSLFAPE from the coding sequence ATGCGACTGCCTGCTATTTCCACTCAACGCAAACTCGGTTCGACCGGTCTTGAAGCGGCAGGCCTGGGTTTCGGCTGCTTCGGACTGTCGAACGCCTATGGTCCCGCCGACCCGGCGGAGGCCGTCGCGACGCTGCATCGAGCGCTCGATCTTGGCTGCAGCTTGCTCGATACGGCGGACATCTACGGCGCGGGCCAGAATGAGATACTGGTCGGCCAAGCTCTTCGCGGACGCCGCGCGGAGGCGGTGGCCGCCACCAAGTTCGGCTTTGTCTGTGATGCCACCGGGAAGGTGGTTCGCCGCGACGCGTCTCCGGCGTACGTGCGCGAGGCCGTCGAAGGTAGCCTGAAGCGCCTGGGCATCGAGAGGATCGATCTCTATACGCTGCATCGGGTCGACCCTCAGGTTCCCATCGAGGACACGGTTGGAGCCATGGCGGAACTGGTAGCTGAGGGAAAGATCCGCGGCGTTGGCCTCTCGGAGGTCTCTGTCGAACAACTCCGTCGTGCCCACGCGCTTCATCCCATCGCTGCGGTGCAGTCCGAATACTCTCTCTGGTGCCGTGAGCCCGAGCGGGAGATTCTGCCAGCCTGCCGTGAGCTTGGAGTGTCTTTTGTCGCCTTCGCGCCTTTGGGCCGTGGGTTCTTCTCCGGTGCACTCGCAACGAACGAACTGGCTCAACAGGACTTTCGCCGCTCGTTGCCTAGATTCCAGGCAGAGAGCCTTGCGCGAAACGAAAAGTTTCTTCAGAGCCTCGCGGAACTGGCCTCTCGGAAACAGATCACACTGTCACAGCTTGCATTGTCATGGATCCTCGCGAAGGGCAACAGTATCTTCGCGATTCCGGGAACTCGCCGGCAGAGACATCTCGAAGAGAATGTTGCGGCTATGCAGGTCGAGTGGACGCTCGAGGAGTTGGAGGAGATAGACCGCATTTCCGCCATGCATCAAGACCCCGGAGCACGCTATGCTCCAGGGTCTCTGTTTGCTCCTGAATGA
- a CDS encoding M1 family metallopeptidase yields the protein MSATAPPALSGGDTLLGSYGPYRANNDLLYYHLDVRVDPVKQYLSGSNAIRFRMLEDGTRIQLDLVPTFQIDGISLENPKGKPTPLVYKRIEGRSIYIDFPHTLRKGQVYTVDFRYSGHPAEMGRFGGFVFRKDPMGRPLVNTACEEEGASVWWPNKDQWRDEVESMDISVEAPNEFTEVSGGRFQGKTDLHDGYTRWDWKVQYPINNYDVSLNIGTYTHFSDTYNNLSLDYYVFPEDLDKAKRQFVQVKNMLKAYEHYFGEYPFPKDGYKLVEALYSGVENQTAITYGNHFENGYLGRPKTGIGTWFDFIIIHESAHEWFGNSITARDRSDMWIHEGWANYCESLFVEYMWGKKNGLIYLNTGKDGVKNAMPVIAAENIYATPPVDQYKKGALFLNTLRSVVNNDDEWFKLLHDYYQHFKYQTIMTTDMIAFFNQQTGLELTPIFNEYLRHAAIPTLELKFDESAHTVSYKWDAEEPGFAMPIRVGKSSDWQMVQPSTTKWKTLSTSLTKDEFEVATDLYYVNVRKQ from the coding sequence GTGAGCGCGACCGCTCCGCCTGCACTTTCGGGCGGCGACACGCTGCTCGGGAGCTACGGTCCCTACCGCGCAAACAACGACCTGCTGTACTACCACCTGGATGTGCGCGTAGATCCGGTCAAGCAGTACTTGAGCGGATCGAATGCGATCCGGTTTCGCATGCTGGAAGATGGAACGCGCATCCAGCTAGACCTGGTGCCAACGTTTCAGATCGACGGCATCTCGCTCGAGAATCCGAAGGGCAAGCCCACACCGCTGGTGTACAAGCGCATCGAGGGCCGCTCGATCTACATCGACTTCCCCCACACCCTGCGCAAGGGCCAGGTGTACACCGTCGACTTCCGCTACTCAGGACATCCCGCGGAGATGGGACGCTTCGGCGGTTTCGTATTTCGCAAAGACCCCATGGGCAGGCCGCTCGTCAACACCGCGTGCGAAGAAGAGGGAGCGAGCGTATGGTGGCCGAACAAAGACCAGTGGCGCGATGAAGTCGAGTCCATGGACATCAGCGTGGAAGCTCCCAATGAGTTCACTGAAGTGTCGGGCGGACGCTTTCAGGGCAAGACCGATCTGCACGATGGCTATACGCGCTGGGATTGGAAGGTGCAATATCCGATCAACAACTATGACGTCTCGCTCAACATCGGAACCTACACGCACTTCAGCGACACCTATAACAACCTGAGTCTCGACTACTACGTCTTTCCCGAAGACCTCGATAAGGCGAAGCGCCAGTTCGTGCAGGTGAAGAACATGCTGAAGGCCTACGAGCATTACTTCGGCGAATATCCCTTTCCGAAAGATGGCTACAAGCTCGTGGAAGCCTTGTATTCAGGCGTTGAGAACCAGACGGCGATCACCTACGGCAACCACTTTGAAAACGGCTACCTTGGCCGTCCTAAGACGGGCATCGGCACATGGTTCGACTTCATCATCATTCACGAGAGCGCGCATGAGTGGTTCGGCAACAGCATCACGGCGCGCGATCGTTCGGATATGTGGATTCACGAGGGCTGGGCAAACTACTGCGAAAGCCTCTTTGTGGAATACATGTGGGGAAAGAAGAACGGATTGATCTATCTCAACACCGGAAAAGACGGCGTGAAGAATGCGATGCCCGTGATCGCGGCAGAAAATATCTACGCGACGCCTCCTGTGGATCAGTACAAGAAGGGTGCGCTGTTTCTCAATACTCTGCGGAGTGTTGTGAACAATGATGACGAGTGGTTCAAGCTGCTTCACGACTACTATCAGCACTTCAAGTATCAGACGATCATGACGACAGACATGATCGCATTCTTCAATCAGCAGACCGGCCTGGAACTGACACCGATCTTCAATGAATATCTGCGGCACGCTGCGATTCCGACCCTGGAACTCAAGTTCGATGAATCGGCTCACACGGTGTCGTACAAATGGGATGCGGAAGAGCCGGGTTTTGCTATGCCGATACGCGTCGGCAAGAGCAGTGACTGGCAGATGGTGCAGCCCTCAACAACGAAGTGGAAGACACTTTCAACTTCGTTGACGAAGGACGAGTTCGAAGTCGCAACCGACCTCTACTATGTCAATGTTCGCAAGCAGTAG
- a CDS encoding (2Fe-2S)-binding protein, with product MPKLLSILINNVTYQVAPGTTVAAAMLLAQQPSRISVDGDPRVALCGMGICFECRAVVNGTSHRRTCQILCEDNMTVETNS from the coding sequence ATGCCTAAGCTTCTTTCCATCCTCATCAACAACGTGACCTACCAGGTAGCACCAGGCACCACGGTTGCCGCCGCCATGTTGCTGGCGCAGCAGCCGAGCCGGATCTCCGTCGACGGAGATCCCCGCGTAGCTCTTTGCGGCATGGGCATCTGCTTTGAGTGCCGTGCCGTGGTGAATGGCACATCGCATCGGCGCACCTGCCAGATTCTGTGCGAAGACAACATGACCGTGGAGACAAATTCATGA
- a CDS encoding dihydrodipicolinate synthase family protein has product MNWSGVLPAMTTPFDTNLKVDHKFLAQHAAWQLGNGCEGLVMLGSLGEGATLEHDEKIAILKTAVRVAGKKPVVAAISSLSTHGAVRLAKEAEEAGCSGLMVLPPYVYTSDWHEMKQHVSTVIGSTKLECMLYNNPVAYKTDFLPAEIAELAAEHANLKAVKESSADVRRVSAIREVLGDRLRICVGVDDVLVEGVGAGAVGWVAGLVNAYPAESVQLFNLATEGKHKEAFELYRWFLPLLRLDTVPKFVQLIKWVQEKAGVGSARVRAPRLELHGAELKATIAIFEKALAERPSVNEKPFAEFAGA; this is encoded by the coding sequence ATGAACTGGTCTGGCGTACTACCTGCAATGACAACCCCCTTCGACACGAACCTGAAGGTGGACCACAAATTTTTGGCGCAACATGCAGCCTGGCAACTGGGCAATGGCTGCGAGGGACTCGTCATGCTGGGCTCGCTCGGCGAAGGCGCGACCCTCGAGCATGACGAGAAGATCGCCATTCTGAAGACAGCCGTGCGTGTAGCTGGAAAGAAGCCTGTGGTTGCGGCTATCTCTTCCCTCTCCACCCACGGCGCTGTGCGCCTGGCGAAAGAAGCAGAAGAGGCTGGATGTTCCGGCCTGATGGTATTGCCGCCGTATGTTTACACCTCCGACTGGCATGAGATGAAACAGCATGTCTCGACGGTGATCGGTTCGACGAAGCTGGAGTGCATGCTCTACAACAATCCGGTGGCGTATAAGACTGACTTTTTGCCGGCTGAGATTGCTGAGCTCGCCGCCGAACACGCGAACCTCAAGGCCGTCAAAGAGTCGAGCGCGGATGTGCGGCGCGTCTCCGCTATTCGCGAAGTGCTCGGCGACCGTTTGCGCATCTGCGTGGGTGTGGATGACGTCCTGGTAGAAGGCGTCGGCGCCGGTGCTGTTGGCTGGGTCGCGGGTCTCGTCAACGCGTATCCCGCCGAGTCAGTTCAACTCTTCAACCTCGCAACAGAGGGCAAGCACAAGGAAGCCTTCGAGCTCTATCGCTGGTTCCTGCCGCTGCTGCGGTTGGATACGGTGCCGAAGTTTGTGCAGCTCATCAAGTGGGTGCAGGAGAAGGCAGGTGTAGGTTCGGCGCGTGTTCGTGCTCCTCGCCTGGAGTTACATGGTGCAGAGCTGAAGGCTACGATTGCGATCTTCGAGAAGGCCCTGGCGGAGCGTCCGTCCGTCAACGAAAAGCCGTTCGCGGAGTTCGCTGGAGCATAA
- the fdhA gene encoding formaldehyde dehydrogenase, glutathione-independent, producing MAENRGVVYLGQNKVEVQSIDFPKMQNPAGKKIEHAVILKVVSTNICGSDQHMVRGRTTAPTGMVLGHEITGEVIELGSDVEYIKKGDLVTVPFNVACGRCRTCRMQETGVCLNVNPGRAGGAFGYVDMGGWVGGQAEYVMVPYADFNLIPFPDKEQAMSKIKDLTMLSDILPTGFHGAVNAGVGVGSIVYVAGAGPVGLATAASAHVLGAAVVMIGDMNKERLAHAESMGYVPLDLTTSDNLTDLIEKAIGQREVDASIDAVGFEAKAQGKDGEEAPATVLNSLMTITRAAGSIGIPGLYVTEDPGAHDEASKTGNLKMRFGLGWAKSHRFYTGQTPVLKYNRQLMQAILHDRLPIGKIVNATVIPLSEAAQGYADFDKGAAKKFVLDPHGMLGA from the coding sequence ATGGCTGAAAATCGCGGCGTTGTTTATCTAGGACAGAACAAGGTGGAAGTGCAGTCGATTGACTTCCCAAAGATGCAGAATCCAGCAGGCAAGAAGATTGAGCATGCCGTGATCCTGAAGGTGGTTTCGACCAACATCTGCGGATCTGACCAGCATATGGTGCGAGGGCGTACGACTGCTCCGACTGGGATGGTGCTTGGCCATGAGATTACCGGAGAGGTGATCGAGCTTGGATCGGACGTCGAGTACATCAAGAAGGGTGACCTGGTGACGGTACCGTTCAACGTTGCTTGCGGACGTTGCCGGACTTGCAGAATGCAGGAGACAGGCGTGTGTCTGAACGTCAATCCCGGCCGCGCAGGCGGCGCGTTTGGGTATGTCGATATGGGCGGCTGGGTTGGTGGGCAGGCGGAGTATGTGATGGTGCCCTACGCCGACTTCAACCTGATCCCTTTCCCCGACAAAGAACAAGCGATGTCGAAGATCAAGGACCTGACGATGCTTTCGGACATTCTGCCGACCGGCTTTCACGGTGCGGTGAATGCAGGTGTCGGTGTCGGATCGATCGTGTATGTGGCCGGAGCTGGCCCCGTAGGTTTGGCGACGGCGGCTTCCGCACATGTGCTGGGCGCGGCAGTCGTGATGATTGGAGACATGAACAAGGAGCGGTTGGCACATGCCGAGAGTATGGGCTATGTACCGCTTGATCTGACGACGAGCGATAACCTGACCGACTTGATTGAGAAGGCGATCGGACAGCGGGAGGTTGATGCTTCGATTGATGCGGTTGGCTTTGAAGCAAAGGCGCAGGGTAAGGATGGTGAAGAGGCTCCGGCAACTGTGCTGAACTCGCTGATGACGATCACGAGGGCTGCTGGGTCAATTGGCATCCCCGGACTGTATGTCACCGAGGATCCGGGTGCGCATGATGAAGCGAGCAAGACCGGAAATCTGAAGATGCGGTTCGGCCTGGGCTGGGCGAAGTCGCACCGGTTCTATACGGGGCAGACTCCTGTACTGAAGTACAACCGCCAGTTGATGCAGGCCATTCTTCATGACCGGCTGCCTATCGGCAAGATTGTAAACGCAACCGTTATTCCTCTGAGTGAAGCTGCTCAGGGCTATGCGGACTTTGACAAGGGTGCAGCAAAGAAGTTCGTGCTTGATCCTCATGGCATGCTGGGGGCTTAG
- a CDS encoding NAD(P)/FAD-dependent oxidoreductase: MRHAEVLVIGAGPAGIAAATAAAENGCKVIVLDDNVTAGGQIWRGATVSSANTQDAAKHRAMERLQRSGAQVLNGRSVFSAEASGTVQTLQETTSGSVVEQFHFEKLVLATGARERFLPFPGWTLPGVFGAGGLQALVKGGYSVAGKKIVVAGTGPLLLAVAAHLAEDGAVISSVLEQATFAKLAPFAASLWTHPAKLVQGARFRGKLWKTPYRAGCWVIEAIAGSGQTLEAVRVTDGTRTWTEPCDLLACGYHLVPNTEIAALLGCTFRESFVQIDSAQRTSLPNVFCAGEPAGIAGLEAALVQGEIAGLACAGCSHASLQRRAAAERAFGDRMEKAFALRAELRSLPRPDTIVCRCEDVPFARLQGHQGWTDAKLQTRCGMGPCQGRICGPAIEQLLGWRPVSIRQPLFPVPLQAFCFPDASENNTTEID, encoded by the coding sequence ATGAGGCACGCGGAGGTTCTGGTCATTGGGGCTGGCCCCGCCGGTATCGCTGCGGCCACAGCGGCGGCTGAGAACGGATGCAAGGTCATCGTGCTCGACGATAACGTCACAGCCGGCGGTCAGATCTGGCGCGGTGCGACCGTCAGCTCTGCGAACACACAGGATGCCGCGAAGCATAGAGCGATGGAGAGGCTGCAGCGATCCGGAGCCCAGGTGCTCAACGGCCGCAGTGTATTTAGCGCAGAGGCCTCGGGGACAGTACAGACCTTGCAGGAGACGACTTCCGGCAGCGTGGTCGAGCAGTTTCACTTCGAGAAGCTGGTCCTCGCAACCGGAGCCCGCGAACGGTTTCTCCCCTTTCCAGGATGGACGCTTCCCGGCGTCTTCGGCGCTGGTGGTTTGCAGGCCCTGGTCAAGGGAGGCTACTCCGTCGCAGGGAAAAAGATAGTCGTAGCGGGGACAGGCCCCCTGCTCCTTGCGGTTGCGGCACATCTCGCAGAAGACGGTGCTGTCATTTCGAGTGTTCTGGAGCAGGCTACGTTTGCGAAGCTTGCTCCCTTTGCCGCATCGCTTTGGACACATCCCGCGAAGCTGGTGCAGGGCGCCCGCTTTCGCGGCAAGCTCTGGAAGACCCCGTACCGGGCCGGCTGCTGGGTGATCGAAGCGATAGCTGGAAGCGGACAAACGTTGGAGGCTGTACGCGTCACTGACGGCACGCGTACCTGGACGGAGCCTTGCGACCTGCTGGCTTGCGGATACCACCTCGTGCCCAACACAGAGATTGCAGCGCTTCTCGGCTGCACATTCCGCGAGAGCTTTGTGCAGATCGATAGCGCGCAGCGCACCTCGCTGCCGAATGTATTCTGCGCGGGAGAACCTGCGGGCATTGCAGGGCTCGAAGCAGCGCTGGTGCAGGGTGAGATCGCCGGATTAGCCTGCGCTGGCTGCAGCCACGCGTCCCTGCAAAGACGTGCAGCCGCTGAACGGGCCTTCGGCGACAGGATGGAGAAAGCCTTCGCCTTGCGCGCGGAGCTGCGGTCGCTGCCGCGTCCCGACACGATCGTGTGCCGATGCGAGGACGTTCCGTTTGCACGTCTGCAGGGCCATCAAGGATGGACTGATGCAAAGTTGCAGACGCGGTGCGGCATGGGTCCGTGCCAGGGCCGCATCTGCGGTCCAGCGATCGAACAGCTTCTGGGATGGAGGCCTGTCTCCATACGACAGCCACTCTTTCCCGTTCCTCTTCAGGCGTTCTGCTTTCCGGACGCTAGCGAAAACAACACAACCGAAATTGATTAA
- a CDS encoding NAD(P)/FAD-dependent oxidoreductase, which yields MKCFDVLIIGAGIVGSAVARECALLGWRVGVVEGGTPAGGATAAGMGHVVVMDDSAAQLALTAFSRSLWHAESTKFPKSVEYEGRGTIWVAADEEEMAEVGTRQKVYEEAGIEASLLTATELAKQEPNLRPGLAGGLLVPEDGVVYPPAAAAFYLSEAKRLGAEVFYARALSASHKQVRLSDGTELTADRIVLAVGTECDLLPALPIQKRKGHLVITDRYPDFLHHQLVELGYLKSAHKVTDDSVAFNIQPRQTGQLLLGSSRQYGNEQPEAEAEMLRRMIDRAKQYMPKLENLSVLRVWTGFRAATADKLPLIGPAAGLSDDSSLWLAAGFEGLGITNAPGAARLLVDGMLGRESAIDATPYLPIRLTEPARLAHA from the coding sequence ATGAAATGCTTTGATGTCCTGATTATCGGCGCCGGAATTGTCGGTAGTGCCGTAGCCCGCGAGTGTGCATTGCTGGGTTGGCGCGTCGGTGTAGTTGAAGGCGGTACACCGGCCGGAGGAGCCACCGCCGCGGGCATGGGACACGTAGTCGTAATGGACGATTCGGCGGCACAGCTTGCGCTGACGGCGTTCTCTCGTTCGTTGTGGCACGCGGAGTCAACGAAGTTTCCCAAATCGGTGGAGTACGAGGGCCGCGGAACGATATGGGTGGCCGCCGATGAAGAAGAGATGGCCGAAGTCGGCACCCGGCAAAAGGTGTATGAAGAAGCCGGTATCGAAGCGAGTCTTCTAACAGCAACCGAACTTGCAAAGCAGGAACCAAACCTCCGCCCTGGTCTGGCGGGTGGTTTGCTCGTGCCTGAGGATGGCGTGGTGTATCCGCCAGCAGCAGCAGCTTTCTATTTGTCTGAAGCCAAGCGCCTGGGAGCAGAGGTGTTCTATGCGAGGGCCTTATCGGCTTCGCACAAACAGGTGCGTCTCAGCGATGGCACAGAACTCACGGCTGACCGTATCGTGTTGGCCGTGGGAACGGAGTGCGATCTGCTCCCTGCTCTGCCCATTCAGAAGCGCAAAGGGCATCTCGTCATCACGGACCGCTATCCGGATTTTCTTCACCATCAACTGGTGGAGCTTGGTTATCTCAAAAGCGCGCACAAGGTAACGGACGATTCGGTGGCGTTCAATATTCAGCCGCGACAGACCGGGCAGTTGCTGCTGGGCTCTTCACGGCAGTATGGCAATGAGCAGCCGGAAGCAGAAGCAGAGATGCTGCGACGCATGATCGACCGCGCGAAGCAGTACATGCCAAAGCTCGAAAACCTCTCTGTGCTGCGAGTATGGACAGGATTTCGCGCCGCGACAGCCGACAAGCTCCCGCTCATCGGACCGGCGGCGGGACTTTCCGACGACAGCTCATTATGGCTTGCCGCAGGCTTTGAAGGGCTCGGCATTACGAACGCGCCAGGAGCAGCCCGGCTCCTGGTCGATGGAATGCTTGGGCGCGAATCGGCCATTGATGCCACTCCTTATCTGCCTATACGACTCACGGAACCGGCAAGGCTTGCCCATGCCTAA
- a CDS encoding GntR family transcriptional regulator, which yields MKKKKESAGVALPREKAEHGTSLLTAFREIRELIVHGRLSPGTWILEAELAERLNMSRTPVRGAIHWLQREGYILEHRNVKKSRMIVAPLTKEDANELYLIIGRLEGIAGRGIAALPAAERKDIAAQLQELNERLEVISKDRDGHPGEIFENDRSFHRLIIKYGAGARMTTLHKAIEPQTERYWRLYASSIIKDLHLSVAEHDEIVRAILAGDPDRVENGLQVNWLKGSERLGHVIEIFGERGSW from the coding sequence ATGAAAAAGAAAAAAGAGAGCGCAGGCGTGGCCCTTCCCCGAGAAAAAGCCGAGCACGGCACGAGTTTGCTAACTGCGTTTCGAGAGATTCGCGAACTGATCGTTCACGGCCGACTCTCTCCAGGCACCTGGATCCTCGAAGCTGAACTCGCCGAGCGCTTGAATATGAGCAGGACCCCTGTCCGCGGAGCCATCCACTGGCTGCAGCGCGAAGGCTATATTCTCGAACACCGCAACGTGAAGAAGTCACGCATGATCGTCGCTCCTCTTACAAAAGAGGACGCGAATGAGCTTTACCTGATTATCGGAAGACTCGAAGGGATTGCGGGGCGGGGAATCGCTGCACTGCCGGCGGCGGAGCGTAAAGATATTGCCGCGCAATTGCAGGAGCTTAACGAGCGTCTCGAAGTGATCTCGAAAGACCGTGACGGCCATCCGGGAGAGATCTTCGAGAACGATCGTTCGTTCCATCGCCTCATCATCAAGTACGGTGCGGGCGCTCGCATGACCACGCTGCACAAGGCGATCGAGCCGCAGACGGAGCGCTACTGGCGACTGTATGCAAGCTCGATCATCAAGGACCTGCATCTCTCGGTAGCAGAGCATGACGAGATCGTTCGTGCGATCCTTGCCGGCGACCCCGATCGTGTTGAGAATGGCCTGCAGGTGAATTGGCTCAAGGGCTCGGAACGTCTTGGCCATGTAATCGAGATCTTTGGTGAGCGCGGTAGTTGGTAG
- a CDS encoding proline racemase family protein, with protein sequence MEIRQSVHVIDSHTEGEPTRVVISGGPDLGDGPLPERLQRFSSQFDHFRSGIVCEPRGSEVVVGALLLKPVQPDSSAAVIFFNDVGYLGMCGHGTIGVLTTLAHLGRIGVGLHNIETPVGTVQATLHQDGSVTVENVPSYRYRSKVEIDVPGYGSFTGDIAWGGNWFFLVEEAPCPLTTANRGKLIEVSTAIREALHANGVTGADRAYIDHIEFFSEPEDELNSSRNFVLCPGASFDRSPCGTGTSAKMACLYDDGKLAPGTIWKQESLLGTVFQGSVREGSDGQVNPSIRGHAWVTGESRLLFAEDDPFSQGIKF encoded by the coding sequence ATGGAAATCAGGCAATCCGTCCATGTAATCGACTCCCATACTGAAGGTGAGCCGACCCGAGTTGTAATCTCCGGGGGACCCGATCTCGGAGATGGGCCTCTCCCCGAGCGTTTGCAGCGGTTTTCGAGCCAATTTGACCATTTTCGGTCCGGGATCGTGTGTGAACCGCGCGGTTCCGAGGTGGTTGTAGGGGCACTTTTGCTTAAACCCGTGCAACCGGATTCCTCAGCCGCCGTCATCTTCTTTAACGATGTTGGCTATTTAGGCATGTGCGGCCATGGAACCATCGGAGTGTTGACCACCCTCGCCCATCTTGGCCGGATTGGGGTGGGCCTGCACAATATCGAGACCCCTGTGGGCACCGTGCAGGCTACGCTCCACCAGGACGGAAGTGTCACCGTCGAAAATGTGCCGAGCTATCGCTATCGTTCCAAGGTAGAGATCGATGTACCGGGATATGGCAGCTTTACCGGGGATATCGCGTGGGGAGGAAACTGGTTCTTCCTCGTGGAAGAAGCCCCCTGCCCGCTGACGACTGCGAACCGAGGGAAACTCATCGAAGTTTCTACAGCTATTCGTGAAGCCCTGCATGCAAACGGCGTGACCGGGGCCGACCGAGCCTATATCGACCACATTGAGTTTTTCTCGGAACCGGAAGACGAGCTCAACTCCTCGCGCAACTTTGTGCTTTGCCCCGGCGCCTCGTTCGATCGCTCTCCCTGCGGCACCGGAACCAGCGCCAAGATGGCTTGCCTGTACGATGACGGCAAACTCGCGCCCGGAACCATATGGAAGCAGGAGAGCCTTCTGGGCACCGTCTTTCAGGGCTCCGTCCGCGAAGGTAGCGATGGACAGGTGAACCCCAGTATTCGCGGACATGCGTGGGTAACGGGTGAATCGAGATTACTGTTTGCTGAGGATGATCCCTTTTCACAAGGAATCAAGTTCTGA